One Streptomyces sp. NBC_00223 genomic window carries:
- a CDS encoding sugar ABC transporter permease: MDTSKRGDETPPSAVPTVDPRLLVREEGFKGYLTEFQRKLKGGELGSLPVVVALIIIWTIFQLKDSLFLSSTNMVNISYFLSGTGMLAVGLVFVLLLGEIDLSVASVSGLASALFAVFTVTHGMNLWLGVVLTILIGLGIGAVHGFFFAKIGVPAFVVTLAGFLGWNGLMLWVLGDTGSLHISDKGLLHTLGQRSFFLDQDIAGAYILATVGVVAVLLASLVEQARRRKAGVPFRPTSEIVMRVVVLAVIAYVTAYVLNKSAGVPNALVIFLVTLVVCDFVLRRTTFGRKVFAVGGGIEAARRAGINVAAVRIAVFSIAGGFAALGGLFLAAQTETATLQAGQGNLLMLAIAAAVIGGTSLFGGRGSVWSALLGMLVIQSIQTGLDLLNMSSAIQYMITGAVLLAAVVIDSVSRRTQRTSGRA; the protein is encoded by the coding sequence CTGGACACCTCCAAGCGCGGCGACGAGACGCCGCCGTCGGCGGTGCCGACGGTCGACCCCCGGCTGCTCGTCCGGGAAGAGGGCTTCAAGGGCTACCTCACCGAGTTCCAGCGCAAGCTCAAGGGCGGCGAGCTGGGCTCGCTGCCCGTCGTGGTCGCCCTGATCATCATCTGGACGATCTTCCAGCTCAAGGACAGCCTGTTCCTGAGTTCGACCAACATGGTCAACATCAGCTACTTCCTGTCCGGCACGGGCATGCTCGCCGTCGGTCTGGTCTTCGTGCTGCTGCTCGGTGAGATCGACCTGTCGGTCGCCTCGGTCAGCGGTCTGGCCTCCGCGCTGTTCGCGGTCTTCACCGTCACCCACGGCATGAATCTGTGGCTGGGCGTCGTCCTCACCATCCTGATCGGGCTGGGCATCGGCGCGGTCCACGGCTTCTTCTTCGCCAAGATCGGCGTCCCCGCCTTCGTCGTCACCCTGGCCGGCTTCCTCGGCTGGAACGGTCTGATGCTCTGGGTGCTGGGCGACACCGGCAGCCTCCACATCTCCGACAAGGGCCTGCTGCACACACTGGGCCAGCGCTCCTTCTTCCTCGACCAGGACATCGCCGGGGCCTACATCCTGGCCACCGTCGGCGTCGTCGCGGTGCTGCTGGCCTCGCTGGTCGAGCAGGCCCGCCGCCGCAAGGCCGGGGTGCCGTTCCGCCCGACGAGCGAGATCGTCATGCGGGTCGTCGTCCTCGCGGTGATCGCCTACGTGACCGCGTACGTCCTGAACAAGAGCGCCGGTGTCCCCAACGCGCTGGTCATCTTCCTGGTCACGCTGGTCGTCTGCGACTTCGTGCTGCGCCGCACCACCTTCGGCCGCAAGGTCTTCGCGGTCGGCGGCGGCATCGAGGCCGCCCGCCGCGCCGGTATCAACGTGGCGGCCGTACGGATCGCGGTGTTCTCCATCGCCGGCGGCTTCGCGGCCCTCGGCGGCCTCTTCCTGGCCGCCCAGACCGAGACCGCCACGCTCCAGGCCGGCCAGGGCAACCTGCTGATGCTGGCCATCGCGGCCGCCGTCATCGGCGGCACGAGCCTGTTCGGCGGGCGCGGCAGCGTCTGGTCGGCGCTGCTGGGCATGCTGGTCATCCAGTCGATCCAGACCGGCCTCGACCTGCTCAACATGAGCAGCGCGATCCAGTACATGATCACCGGCGCGGTGCTGCTCGCCGCCGTGGTCATCGACTCGGTCTCGCGCCGCACCCAGCGCACCTCCGGTCGCGCGTAG
- the dxs gene encoding 1-deoxy-D-xylulose-5-phosphate synthase yields the protein MAVLTRINGPRDLDRLGRQELVQLAEEIRTFLVDAVSKTGGHLGPNLGVVELTIALHRVFHSPKDRVLFDTGHQAYVHKLLTGRQDFGRLKSKGGLSGYPSRAESEHDVIENSHASTVLGWADGLAKANELLGRDDHVAAVIGDGALTGGMAWEALNNIAAAKDRPLVIVVNDNEWSYSPTIGGLANHLATLRTTDGYEQFLARTRELLERTPLIGRPLYETLHGAKKGLKDFITPQGMFEDLGLKYVGPIDGHDIEAVESALQRAKRFGGPVIVHCITEKGRGYTPAEQDETDRFHGIGPIHPDTGLPIAAAGADWTSVFGDEMLELGREREDIVAITAAMLHPVGLTKFAQAFPERVYDVGIAEQHAAVSAAGLATGGLHPVVAVYATFLNRAFDQVLMDVALHKCGVTFVLDRAGITGSDGPSHNGMWDMSILQVVPGLRIAAPRDADQVRAQLREAVAVEDAPTVVRYSKGAVGPAVAAVGRIGGMDVLRAPADGGRPDVLLVSVGALAPMCLEIATLLDAQGITTTVVDPRWVKPVDEALPGLAAKHRVVITVEDNGRAGGVGSAVAQALRDAEVDVPLRDFGIPQEFLAHGSRKDVMAAVGLTAPDIARQVTGLVATIDGRFADEATDVAVSGGSAEDGLGRAREVAQD from the coding sequence GTGGCAGTGCTGACCCGTATCAACGGACCCCGCGACCTCGACCGGCTCGGCCGACAGGAGCTCGTTCAGCTGGCGGAGGAGATCCGCACCTTCCTCGTCGACGCGGTGTCCAAGACCGGCGGGCACCTCGGCCCCAACCTCGGTGTGGTCGAGCTGACCATCGCGCTGCACCGGGTCTTCCACTCCCCGAAGGACCGCGTCCTCTTCGACACCGGCCACCAGGCGTACGTCCACAAGCTGCTCACCGGGCGTCAGGACTTCGGACGGCTCAAGAGCAAGGGCGGGCTGTCCGGCTACCCCTCACGGGCCGAGTCCGAGCACGACGTGATCGAGAACAGCCACGCCTCCACGGTGCTCGGCTGGGCCGACGGCCTGGCCAAGGCCAATGAACTGCTCGGCCGCGACGACCATGTGGCCGCGGTCATCGGTGACGGCGCCCTGACCGGCGGCATGGCCTGGGAGGCGCTGAACAACATCGCCGCCGCCAAGGACCGCCCGCTGGTCATCGTGGTCAACGACAACGAGTGGTCGTACTCGCCGACCATCGGCGGCCTGGCCAACCACCTCGCCACCCTGCGCACCACCGACGGCTACGAGCAGTTCCTGGCCCGCACCAGAGAACTGCTGGAGCGCACCCCGCTGATCGGCCGGCCGCTCTACGAGACGCTGCACGGCGCGAAGAAGGGCCTCAAGGACTTCATCACCCCGCAGGGCATGTTCGAGGACCTGGGGCTGAAGTACGTCGGCCCGATCGACGGCCACGACATCGAGGCCGTGGAGTCCGCGCTCCAGCGCGCCAAGCGCTTCGGCGGCCCGGTCATCGTGCACTGCATCACCGAGAAGGGCCGCGGCTACACCCCCGCCGAGCAGGACGAGACCGACCGCTTCCACGGCATCGGCCCGATCCACCCCGACACCGGCCTGCCCATCGCGGCCGCCGGCGCCGACTGGACCTCGGTCTTCGGCGACGAGATGCTCGAACTCGGCCGGGAGCGCGAGGACATCGTCGCCATCACCGCGGCCATGCTGCACCCGGTCGGCCTGACCAAGTTCGCCCAGGCCTTCCCCGAGCGGGTCTACGACGTCGGCATCGCCGAACAGCACGCGGCCGTCTCCGCCGCCGGTCTCGCCACGGGCGGGCTGCACCCGGTGGTCGCGGTCTACGCGACCTTCCTCAACCGGGCCTTCGACCAGGTGCTGATGGACGTGGCCCTGCACAAGTGCGGCGTCACCTTCGTCCTGGACCGGGCCGGGATCACCGGCAGCGACGGCCCCTCCCACAACGGCATGTGGGACATGTCGATCCTCCAGGTCGTGCCCGGCCTGCGGATCGCCGCCCCCCGCGACGCCGACCAGGTGCGCGCCCAGCTGCGCGAGGCCGTCGCCGTGGAGGACGCGCCCACCGTGGTCCGTTACTCCAAGGGCGCGGTCGGCCCCGCGGTCGCCGCGGTCGGCCGGATCGGCGGCATGGACGTGCTGCGCGCCCCCGCCGACGGCGGGCGGCCCGATGTGCTGCTGGTGTCGGTCGGCGCGCTCGCCCCGATGTGCCTGGAGATCGCCACCCTGCTCGACGCGCAGGGGATCACCACCACCGTGGTCGACCCGCGCTGGGTCAAGCCGGTCGACGAGGCCCTGCCCGGGCTCGCCGCCAAGCACCGCGTCGTGATCACCGTCGAGGACAACGGCCGGGCGGGCGGCGTCGGTTCCGCCGTCGCGCAGGCGCTGCGCGACGCCGAGGTCGACGTGCCGCTGCGGGACTTCGGCATCCCGCAGGAATTCCTCGCGCACGGCTCCCGCAAGGACGTGATGGCCGCCGTCGGGCTGACCGCCCCGGACATCGCCCGTCAGGTGACCGGTCTGGTCGCCACCATCGACGGCCGGTTCGCGGACGAGGCCACCGACGTGGCCGTCTCCGGCGGGAGCGCGGAGGACGGCCTCGGCCGGGCCCGCGAGGTCGCCCAGGACTGA